A genomic region of uncultured Roseibium sp. contains the following coding sequences:
- a CDS encoding DUF6212 domain-containing protein: MTVVATQEAFPVEKPAIEERLLKDLTLMAVGVGRQELPNALLGAVQTVWFEGISDGQVLFSDQNGAVFQVIEAPTMAFAVLAEPGTSSDVDSLFKWLQRQGVVQLPSVVGWSRGQENEAISSILALVTEHVKSAARRLVLSNRELRTLRSMNDDLQNRFAAIESFLNRNGLQPLDLVFSNEPAENPLNANVLASASQDGISQILPVPSSGVSGVSVHVDQLGMRQDLKLRAQLVTLEDLRIVDSWQISSGDLASGWNIFGLSKSTAGLNRTLEFRLQIEEADEDTPRLSLGSLQPIEMFQVRDASNGMPVLKNSLALQVWGGIPGVSMPSSANYIPAQSQQLSQGEGFRDMPIAPGILEHASLANSDEVEFDFEAIMPLPAERAIGCHPPAEGMTIGELPAACPPQIIRMSAKAFIDNSMAADIDFAIAVAGNLDAARALFREEREQTVGEAYSGWKTVSFGESAHLSAFASEQVGAWQNVYFATRMSEQGSNDFAWAKFMNFRAVVSG; this comes from the coding sequence ATGACAGTCGTAGCCACGCAAGAGGCATTTCCGGTCGAGAAACCGGCAATCGAGGAAAGGCTCCTCAAGGATCTGACCCTGATGGCGGTCGGCGTCGGGCGACAAGAGTTGCCAAACGCGCTTTTGGGTGCGGTGCAAACGGTCTGGTTCGAGGGAATTTCGGATGGCCAGGTCCTGTTTTCCGATCAGAACGGCGCGGTGTTCCAGGTGATCGAGGCACCGACCATGGCGTTTGCCGTTCTGGCCGAACCGGGCACTTCATCGGATGTCGACAGTCTCTTCAAATGGCTTCAAAGGCAGGGTGTCGTTCAGCTGCCCTCCGTCGTCGGCTGGAGCCGGGGACAGGAAAATGAAGCGATTTCGTCGATCCTCGCGCTGGTCACGGAACACGTGAAATCGGCCGCCAGACGGCTCGTCCTGTCGAACCGGGAGCTGAGAACGCTCCGGAGCATGAATGACGATCTTCAGAACAGGTTCGCTGCGATCGAATCCTTCCTGAACAGGAACGGCCTGCAACCGCTCGATCTGGTGTTCAGCAACGAGCCTGCCGAGAACCCGCTCAATGCCAACGTGCTTGCGAGCGCATCCCAGGACGGGATCAGCCAGATCCTGCCTGTCCCGAGTTCCGGGGTCAGCGGTGTCTCGGTGCATGTGGATCAGCTCGGCATGCGCCAGGATCTCAAATTGCGGGCGCAGCTGGTCACGCTCGAAGACCTGCGCATCGTCGACAGCTGGCAGATTTCCAGCGGTGATCTGGCCAGCGGCTGGAACATTTTCGGTCTGTCGAAGTCGACCGCCGGTCTTAACCGGACGCTGGAGTTCCGGCTTCAGATCGAAGAAGCGGATGAGGACACGCCGCGTCTTTCTCTCGGTAGCCTGCAGCCGATCGAAATGTTCCAGGTGCGGGACGCGTCCAATGGCATGCCGGTCCTGAAAAACAGTCTTGCACTGCAGGTCTGGGGCGGTATTCCCGGCGTGTCCATGCCGTCGTCCGCCAATTACATTCCCGCTCAGTCCCAGCAGCTCTCGCAGGGCGAAGGGTTCCGGGACATGCCGATCGCCCCGGGCATCCTGGAACATGCGAGCCTCGCGAATTCCGACGAAGTCGAATTCGATTTCGAGGCGATCATGCCATTGCCCGCGGAACGGGCGATCGGGTGTCATCCACCTGCCGAAGGCATGACGATCGGTGAACTTCCTGCCGCCTGCCCGCCTCAGATCATTCGCATGTCGGCCAAGGCCTTCATCGACAACAGCATGGCTGCCGACATCGATTTCGCAATCGCCGTGGCGGGCAATCTCGATGCGGCGCGCGCGCTTTTCCGGGAGGAAAGGGAACAAACGGTGGGTGAGGCCTATTCCGGCTGGAAAACCGTTTCGTTCGGTGAAAGCGCTCATTTGAGCGCCTTTGCCAGCGAACAGGTCGGTGCCTGGCAGAACGTGTATTTCGCCACACGGATGAGCGAACAGGGCAGCAATGATTTCGCATGGGCAAAATTCATGAATTTCCGCGCAGTCGTGAGCGGATAA
- a CDS encoding glycosyltransferase family 4 protein — translation MTGTTPAKQDAAADETVRVLVISHGHPVLSLGGAEVASYNLHLGLKSATGSQSFFLARVGDDYPRHGRSALMGVADAEDELLYHADEYDHFLISNRNTGDLQTDLRRFVRSLNPDVVHFHHFIGLGLEALHVVRKALPNAVIIVTLHEFLAICNHHGQMVKTGTHALCRMSSPIACHGCFPEISPGEFLRRKQFVQSLFSLADGFVAPSRFLAERYEQWGLPGERISVIENGLNVPEKADPRRLRDAGDRRSRFAFFGQMTPYKGVDILLDAVQRIPDSIWNDDAALTIFGGNLERQPEAFREKIAGLIEKTEGRVRFAGAYQNRDMPSLMRQVDWVLLPSVWWENSPVIIQEAFHHGRPVICSGIGGMAEKVKDGVDGLHFLAGSPEDLADKMTEVLQNKDLWNALRAGIMDPKSYRECAGEHLSFYRSVLAGRHKGTPAIAGDLQQSA, via the coding sequence ATGACCGGCACGACCCCGGCAAAGCAGGACGCAGCCGCCGATGAAACAGTGCGCGTGCTTGTCATTTCCCACGGCCATCCGGTGTTGTCCCTCGGCGGTGCCGAAGTCGCCTCCTACAATCTTCATCTTGGTCTGAAATCGGCAACGGGATCGCAGTCGTTCTTTCTCGCGCGGGTCGGCGACGACTATCCGCGGCACGGCCGGTCAGCGCTGATGGGCGTGGCGGACGCGGAAGACGAGTTGCTCTATCACGCGGATGAATACGATCACTTCCTGATCTCGAACCGAAACACCGGCGATCTCCAGACCGATCTGCGCCGCTTCGTCCGTTCGCTCAATCCGGACGTGGTTCATTTCCATCACTTTATCGGGCTGGGCCTCGAGGCCCTGCATGTCGTGCGGAAAGCGCTGCCGAATGCCGTCATCATCGTGACGCTGCACGAGTTCCTGGCAATCTGTAACCATCACGGCCAGATGGTGAAGACGGGCACGCATGCGCTTTGCCGGATGTCGTCTCCCATTGCCTGCCACGGATGCTTTCCCGAAATTTCGCCCGGCGAGTTTCTGCGCCGAAAGCAATTCGTGCAGTCGCTGTTCAGCCTCGCGGACGGCTTCGTTGCCCCGAGCAGGTTTCTGGCCGAAAGATATGAACAGTGGGGTCTTCCCGGCGAGCGGATTTCGGTGATCGAAAACGGTTTGAACGTTCCCGAAAAGGCGGACCCAAGGCGGCTCAGGGATGCCGGCGACAGACGTTCGCGTTTCGCGTTCTTCGGGCAGATGACGCCCTACAAGGGGGTTGATATCCTGCTGGACGCGGTTCAGCGCATCCCCGACAGCATCTGGAATGATGATGCGGCGCTGACCATTTTCGGTGGCAATCTGGAAAGACAGCCGGAAGCCTTCCGCGAAAAGATCGCCGGACTGATCGAAAAGACGGAAGGCCGGGTCCGCTTCGCGGGCGCTTATCAGAACAGGGACATGCCGTCCTTGATGCGCCAGGTCGACTGGGTTCTGCTGCCTTCCGTCTGGTGGGAGAACTCACCCGTCATCATTCAGGAAGCGTTCCATCACGGGCGGCCGGTGATCTGCAGCGGTATCGGCGGCATGGCCGAAAAGGTGAAGGACGGTGTCGACGGGTTGCATTTCCTAGCGGGCAGTCCCGAGGACCTTGCCGACAAGATGACCGAGGTGCTGCAGAACAAGGATCTTTGGAATGCGCTTCGGGCGGGGATCATGGACCCCAAAAGCTACCGGGAATGCGCAGGGGAACACCTGAGTTTCTACCGGTCGGTCCTTGCCGGCCGACACAAAGGCACACCGGCGATTGCCGGCGATTTGCAACAGAGTGCATAG
- a CDS encoding glycosyltransferase, whose product MLRQPAKEQDHPNVRYAQFGGSEKPSATIAILIPVYKHSVLLTEAVDSALCQEAPFNIAVVIVDDGCPYPETAQVGQAYALAHENVYYLRKPNGGLSSARNYGIDFALRTFSDLEAVYFLDADNRITPTAMRVLLDYMRANKGIDWIYPNIDKFGIEWNGNYTAQYSRLLHVVFDNICEAGSLVSRNILDAGVRFDETMKSGFEDWEFWLQAISLGFKGANHPFFGFEYRQRAESMLRDSNRTRESILGYIRTKHKKLFSADTLLRWEHEETPRFVSFGTDSFLVEMFTDPVVEHDRRGFEEFVKMFWAARTEPETFGVPPFWLWMSPAHRDALNGFGLLHNVLWLGERLSQSHNFVAIRFESDKDRLGVEVATLGEGRELTKRPLGWMCSLGIVQQCVEDKSDDWVRTLRKTQPSPKIAEIVVRGPFSADDIQGTALSATNSLLATLGALRDSGYRNGPNKRWIWRSAYFPDRSKYHELLRHSLGASPLMPRLTTEDGPLRVGLLLPIATFGGVEKVAYAAAHVLKKAGCEVHLFVFGQPVYHRIPDNDGLFDSINFLADDYPLWGGPNMFSGHDILMGHDENAKAREIIGFLSGLDVVVNNQLAPANAVFGELRRRGVKIVNYIHVLDSSEMGRAAGHPYLALAYEHIYDSVLTCSRDMAEWLHGMGVPSAKLLHIPNAAGYPLSSEDVARLTSARTGTHEGPLKALFLGRLDRQKGIERIYAAARTLKRRGVAIDWRIVGSDVMDSGAGGSWRQRFADVGIRVEPPVYDSRLLSKLLAWADVFVLPSRWEGAPLTIIEAQRLGCVPIATNVGAVPELVDHKKDGILLRSTDDGVVTHDLTVALEAIARSPQVLNGLSARATQRAADRNWDKSLQPFLRQLHTWFPERFQSIRRTKVAVPQSENTTETTDVRKEGGDDATWQNSIRQSSAQ is encoded by the coding sequence ATGTTGCGTCAACCGGCAAAAGAACAGGATCATCCGAATGTGCGGTACGCACAGTTCGGTGGTTCAGAAAAGCCCTCTGCGACAATCGCCATTCTCATCCCGGTCTACAAGCATTCGGTGCTTTTGACGGAGGCCGTGGATTCGGCCCTGTGCCAGGAAGCACCGTTCAATATCGCGGTGGTGATCGTCGATGACGGATGCCCCTATCCCGAGACGGCACAGGTCGGGCAGGCCTACGCACTGGCGCATGAAAATGTCTACTATCTGAGGAAGCCGAATGGCGGCCTGAGTTCAGCACGCAATTACGGCATCGATTTCGCCCTTCGCACCTTCAGCGACCTGGAGGCGGTCTACTTTCTGGACGCTGACAATCGCATCACCCCGACGGCCATGCGGGTCCTCCTGGACTACATGCGGGCAAACAAGGGGATAGACTGGATCTATCCGAATATCGACAAGTTCGGGATCGAATGGAACGGCAACTATACCGCCCAGTATTCCAGGCTCCTGCACGTCGTTTTCGACAATATCTGCGAAGCCGGCAGCCTGGTCTCCAGGAACATCCTGGATGCCGGCGTGCGCTTCGACGAAACCATGAAATCCGGCTTCGAGGACTGGGAGTTCTGGCTGCAGGCGATTTCGCTCGGGTTCAAGGGCGCCAATCACCCGTTTTTCGGTTTTGAGTACCGCCAGCGCGCCGAAAGCATGCTTCGCGATTCCAACCGGACGCGGGAGAGCATTCTCGGATACATCAGAACCAAGCACAAAAAGCTGTTTTCCGCCGACACGCTTCTGCGCTGGGAACACGAGGAAACGCCTCGCTTCGTATCCTTCGGGACGGATTCCTTTCTTGTCGAAATGTTCACCGACCCGGTTGTCGAGCACGACAGGCGCGGGTTCGAGGAATTCGTCAAGATGTTCTGGGCCGCACGCACGGAGCCGGAGACGTTCGGCGTTCCGCCCTTCTGGCTCTGGATGTCACCGGCACATCGCGATGCCCTCAACGGTTTCGGGCTGCTGCACAATGTCCTCTGGCTCGGAGAACGCCTGTCGCAGTCGCATAACTTTGTTGCCATCCGGTTCGAAAGCGACAAGGACAGGCTGGGCGTGGAGGTCGCAACGCTCGGGGAAGGCCGGGAACTCACGAAACGGCCACTCGGCTGGATGTGTTCGCTCGGGATCGTGCAGCAATGCGTCGAAGACAAGTCGGACGACTGGGTGCGGACCCTCAGAAAGACGCAGCCGTCTCCGAAAATTGCCGAGATCGTCGTCCGGGGGCCGTTCTCCGCCGACGATATTCAGGGAACGGCGCTGTCGGCGACGAACTCTCTCCTGGCAACGCTCGGTGCGCTGCGGGACTCCGGCTATAGGAATGGTCCGAACAAGAGATGGATCTGGAGATCGGCCTACTTCCCGGATCGAAGCAAGTATCACGAGTTGCTGCGGCACTCGCTCGGTGCCTCGCCCCTCATGCCACGCCTGACCACCGAGGACGGGCCGCTGCGTGTCGGCCTGCTGTTGCCGATCGCCACTTTCGGCGGCGTTGAAAAGGTCGCCTACGCAGCCGCTCACGTTCTGAAGAAAGCGGGATGCGAAGTGCATCTGTTCGTGTTCGGGCAACCGGTCTACCACCGGATACCGGACAATGACGGTCTGTTCGACAGCATCAATTTCCTGGCCGACGACTATCCGCTGTGGGGCGGTCCGAACATGTTCTCCGGGCACGATATCCTGATGGGGCACGACGAGAATGCCAAGGCCCGGGAAATTATCGGTTTCCTGTCCGGCCTCGATGTTGTCGTCAACAATCAGCTGGCGCCCGCCAATGCCGTCTTCGGCGAACTGCGGCGCCGCGGCGTGAAGATCGTCAACTACATTCACGTGCTCGATTCATCGGAGATGGGACGTGCGGCGGGGCATCCTTATCTCGCGCTTGCCTATGAGCATATCTATGACAGCGTCCTGACCTGCTCGCGCGACATGGCCGAATGGCTGCACGGGATGGGCGTGCCGAGCGCCAAGCTGCTGCACATTCCAAACGCCGCAGGGTACCCGCTTTCGAGCGAGGACGTGGCACGGCTGACGTCTGCCAGAACCGGGACCCATGAAGGCCCGCTCAAGGCGCTCTTCCTGGGAAGACTGGATCGCCAGAAGGGAATTGAACGCATCTACGCAGCCGCGCGCACACTGAAGCGACGCGGTGTCGCGATTGATTGGCGGATCGTCGGATCCGATGTCATGGACAGCGGCGCAGGCGGCTCGTGGAGACAGCGGTTTGCGGATGTGGGCATTCGCGTCGAACCTCCGGTTTACGACAGCCGTCTTCTCAGCAAGCTGCTCGCCTGGGCGGATGTCTTCGTTCTCCCGTCCCGCTGGGAAGGGGCGCCTCTGACCATCATCGAGGCGCAGCGCCTCGGCTGCGTGCCGATTGCCACCAATGTTGGTGCCGTCCCGGAGCTGGTCGATCACAAGAAGGACGGGATCCTGTTGCGGTCAACCGATGACGGCGTGGTCACGCATGACCTGACGGTCGCACTGGAAGCCATTGCCAGGTCGCCGCAGGTTCTCAACGGGCTTTCGGCGCGCGCCACCCAGCGGGCGGCCGACCGGAACTGGGACAAGAGCCTGCAACCTTTCCTGAGGCAGTTGCACACCTGGTTCCCGGAACGATTTCAGAGCATCCGGCGCACGAAAGTCGCCGTGCCGCAGTCCGAGAATACGACCGAGACAACAGACGTCCGGAAAGAAGGTGGCGATGACGCCACGTGGCAAAACTCAATCCGTCAATCCTCCGCGCAATAA